In a single window of the Populus alba chromosome 16, ASM523922v2, whole genome shotgun sequence genome:
- the LOC118045875 gene encoding glutathione S-transferase L3 → MAAAALDKSVPEKLPPSLDATAEQPPLFDGTTKLYTCYTCPFAHRVWITRNFKGLQDEIKLVPLILQNRPAWYSEKVYPPNKVPSLEHNGKITGESLDLIKYLESNFQGPSLLPEDPAKKEFAEELFSYSDTFTRTVFTSFKGDPAKEAGPAFDHLENALHKFADGPFFLGQEFSLVDIAYIPFVERFCIFLSEVFKYDITAGRPKLAAWIKELNKIEAYKQTKTDPKEMVEVYKKRFMA, encoded by the exons ATGGCTGCTGCTGC TTTGGATAAGAGCGTACCAGAGAAATTGCCCCCATCATTGGATGCGACTGCAGAGCAACCTCCACTATTTGATGGAACTaccaa GTTGTATACATGCTACACTTGTCCATTTGCCCATCGAGTTTGGATCACCAGGAATTTCAAG GGATTACAGGACGAGATTAAGCTAGTCCCTCTAATCCTTCAAAATAGGCCTGCTTGGTATTCAGAGAAAGTTTACCCTCCAAATAAG GTTCCATCACTGGAACACAATGGCAAAATCACCGGGGAGAGTCTTGATTTGATTAAGTATTTAGAAAGCAACTTTCAAGGACCTTCCCTTCTCCCTGAG GATCCTGCTAAGAAAGAGTTCGCTGAAGAGTTGTTCTCCTACTCTGATACATTCACCCGTACAGTGTTTACTTCATTCAAGGGAGACCCGGCGAAGGAAGCTG GTCCTGCTTTTGATCATCTAGAAAATGCTCTGCATAAATTTGCTGATGGGCCATTCTTCCTTGGTCAAGAATTCAGTTTG GTGGACATAGCCTATATCCCATTCGTTGAAAGATTCTGCATCTTCCTGTCAGAAGTGTTTAAGTATGATATTACTGCTGGCAGACCAAAACTGGCAGCTTGGATTAAG GAGCTGAACAAGATTGAGGCTTACAAGCAGACAAAAACTGATCCAAAAGAGATGGTTGAAGTTTACAAGAAGCGCTTTATG GCTTAG
- the LOC118045877 gene encoding WRKY transcription factor 44, with translation MEIKESERVVIAKPVASRPSCSKFRSFSELLAGAINTSPSTDCSEMAVAAIRPKTLRFRPTVNRAPGALVSSQVELSGTTLSNSSNRVSSTDSKTNVIYKPQAKFVSKATVSLLASMGNFNTNAQQMLQSVEARPQCPKQNKQNFPSQLTSNLHQNIPSHAVGLTSRNQEDPKTVSHASNGDRASYDGYNWRKYGQKQVKGSEYPRSYYKCTYPNCPVKKKVERSFDGQIAEIVYKGEHNHSKPQPPKRNSSGTQGLGAVSDSNAQDRYTTPLWSNQLIERNEGSEGREETQIETGLQVHSIYQGKPPPSCDRAGTGSINAGAGTSDNSYGLNGECNDGSKGLEGDDDEPRNKRRKAGIQSNKGGVSGEGAQEPRVVVQSSTDSEILGDGFRWRKYGQKIVRGNPYPRSYYRCTSLKCNVRKHVERASDDPKAFITTYEGKHNHEMPLKSTNIQPLNPDLQATPSRDKL, from the exons atggaGATCAAGGAATCAGAGAGGGTGGTTATAGCTAAACCAGTAGCTTCCAGGCCTAGTTGCTCCAAGTTCAGATCTTTCTCAGAGTTGCTTGCGGGTGCCATCAATACTTCACCCTCTACTGATTGTTCTGAAATGGCAGTTGCTGCCATTAGACCAAAAACTTTGAGGTTTAGGCCAACGGTGAATCGTGCTCCAGGTGCATTGGTTTCTTCCCAG GTTGAACTCTCTGGAACAACACTTAGCAATTCATCTAATAGAGTTTCAAGTACTGATAGCAAAACCAATGTCATATATAAACCACAGGCAAAGTTTGTGTCGAAGGCAACTGTTTCTCTATTAGCGAGTATG GGGAACTTCAATACCAATGCACAGCAAATGCTACAATCAGTCGAGGCTCGCCCTCAGtgtccaaaacaaaataaacaaaatttccCATCCCAGCTCACCTCAAATCTTCATCAGAATATTCCATCCCATGCAGTAGGGTTGACATCTCGGAATCAGGAGGATCCAAAAACTGTATCACATGCATCTAATGGGGACAGGGCTTCATATGATGGTTATAATTGGAGGAAATATGGGCAAAAGCAAGTAAAAGGAAGTGAATATCCGAGGAGTTACTACAAGTGCACCTATCCAAATTGTCCGGTGAAAAAGAAGGTCGAAAGATCATTTGATGGGCAAATTGCAGAAATTGTCTACAAAGGGGAACACAACCATTCAAAGCCTCAGCCTCCTAAGCGCAACTCATCAGGAACACAAGGACTAGGAGCTGTATCTGATAGCAATGCTCAAGATAGGTACACCACTCCCTTATGGAGTAATCAACTCATTGAAAGAAATGAAGGCTCTGAAGGTAGAGAGGAAACTCAGATCGAAACAGGATTACAGGTGCATTCAATTTACCAGGGTAAACCTCCGCCATCTTGTGATCGTGCTGGAACTGGATCAATTAATGCTGGTGCGGGAACTTCTGATAACTCATATGGTCTCAATGGGGAATGTAATGACGGAAGCAAGGGATTGGAGGGAGACGATGATGAACCTAGAAATAAAAGAAG gaAAGCTGGGATACAATCCAATAAAGGGGGCGTGTCAGGGGAGGGCGCTCAGGAGCCCCGTGTGGTGGTGCAAAGTTCCACAGATTCTGAGATTTTGGGGGATGGTTTTCGCTGGAGAAAATATGGGCAGAAGATTGTAAGGGGGAATCCATATCCCAG GAGTTACTATAGATGTACTAGTCTCAAATGCAATGTGCGCAAGCATGTGGAAAGAGCATCAGACGATCCAAAAGCTTTTATTACAACATATGAAGGAAAACATAACCATGAGATGCCTCTGAAGAGCACAAATATACAGCCTTTGAACCCTGATCTACAGGCAACTCCTAGTAGAGACAAGCTGTGA